Proteins encoded within one genomic window of Ictidomys tridecemlineatus isolate mIctTri1 unplaced genomic scaffold, mIctTri1.hap1 Scaffold_5798, whole genome shotgun sequence:
- the LOC101970807 gene encoding gap junction alpha-5 protein, with product MGDWSFLGEFLEEVHKHSTVIGKVWLTVLFIFRMLVLGTAAESSWGDEQADFVCDTMQPGCGNVCYDQAFPISHIRYWVLQIIFVSTPSLVYMGHAMHHVRTEEKRRLREAEGAREGHPAAEKAQLSCWEEMNGRVMLQGTLLHTYVCTILIRTTMEVAFIVGQYLLYGVFLSTLHVCRRSPCPHPVNCYVSRPTEKNVFIVFMLAVAALSLLLSLAELYHLGWRKMRHAWGKPGPRLPERRLPGPSGAAAQSCTPPPDFSQCLRDGPGAKFFRPFGDSTVPPQNPGCLAAPPAPGQQPDPREGFIQIRYGQKPQVPDGVSAGHRLPHSDHGDKRRLSKASSKARSDDLSV from the coding sequence ATGGGCGACTGGAGCTTCCTGGGCGAGTTCCTGGAGGAGGTGCACAAGCACTCGACGGTCATCGGCAAGGTCTGGCTCACGGTGCTCTTCATCTTCCGCATGCTGGTGCTGGGCACGGCGGCCGAGTCCTCCTGGGGCGACGAGCAGGCCGACTTCGTGTGCGACACCATGCAGCCGGGCTGCGGGAACGTGTGCTACGACCAGGCCTTCCCCATCTCGCACATCCGCTACTGGGTGCTGCAGATCATCTTCGTGTCCACGCCGTCCCTGGTGTACATGGGCCACGCCATGCACCACGTGCGCACCGAGGAGAAGCGGAGGCTCCGGGAGGCCGAGGGGGCCAGAGAGGGCCACCCCGCGGCCGAGAAGGCCCAGCTGTCCTGCTGGGAGGAGATGAACGGGCGGGTGATGCTGCAGGGCACCCTGCTGCACACCTATGTCTGCACCATCCTGATCCGCACCACCATGGAGGTGGCCTTCATCGTGGGCCAGTACCTGCTCTACGGGGTCTTCCTGAGCACCCTGCACGTCTGCCGCCgcagcccctgcccccacccgGTCAACTGCTACGTGTCCCGGCCCACGGAGAAGAACGTCTTCATCGTCTTCATGCTGGCCGTGGCCGCGCTGTCCCTGCTCCTCAGCCTGGCCGAGCTCTACCACCTGGGCTGGAGGAAGATGAGGCACGCGTGGGGCAAGCCCGGGCCGCGCCTGCCCGAGCGCCGGCTCCCGGGTCCCTCCGGGGCTGCGGCCCAGAGCTGCACCCCTCCGCCCGACTTCAGCCAGTGCCTGAGGGACGGCCCCGGGGCCAAGTTCTTCCGTCCCTTCGGGGACAGCACGGTCCCCCCGCAGAACCCCGGCTGCCTGGCCGCGCCCCCAGCGCCAGGCCAGCAGCCAGACCCCAGGGAGGGTTTCATCCAGATCCGGTATGGCCAGAAGCCCCAGGTGCCCGACGGGGTCTCCGCGGGTCACCGCCTCCCACACAGCGACCACGGTGACAAGCGCCGTCTCAGCAAGGCCAGCAGCAAGGCCAGGTCAGATGACCTCTCGGTGTGA